The Vigna unguiculata cultivar IT97K-499-35 chromosome 6, ASM411807v1, whole genome shotgun sequence genome contains a region encoding:
- the LOC114188248 gene encoding calcium uniporter protein 6, mitochondrial-like, giving the protein MWGRWRWCAGGGFLRQRVSAIGSVSNGYREKLHPFDPPLLGLRGGVRRSGGGGGGGVGMTPLSFLLNQIKRGVSTSTGGGGVSNGNEREDFISFSEAKKLMRLVNVESLKMKLGMEGKEVICYSELLEACESMGIARSPEEAAAFARVLDEAGVVLLFRDKVYLHPDKVVDLVRRAVPLALTAENDPIREEFKILQEKKEEIDVLAHKHVRRILWSGLGFGLVTVSLFFRLTFWEFSWDVMEPIAFFTTTTGLVIGYAYFLFTSRNPTYQDLMKRLFLSRQKKLFKSHNFDIQRFKELQCKCKTPLHASTNLKNRIGVELDLEDALHSRD; this is encoded by the exons ATGTGGGGTAGGTGGCGGTGGTGTGCTGGTGGGGGTTTTCTGAGGCAAAGGGTATCTGCAATTGGTAGTGTTAGTAATGGATATAGGGAAAAGCTTCATCCTTTTGATCCTCCTTTGTTGGGTTTGAGGGGTGGTGTAAGAagaagtggtggtggtggtggtggtggtgttgggaTGACACCTTTATCTTTTCTGTTGAATCAAATAAAGAGGGGTGTGTCAACTTCAACTGGGGGTGGTGGTGTCAGCAATGGTAATGAAAGAGAAGATTTTATATCATTCTCTGAAGCCAAGAAGCTTATGAGATTGGTGAATGTGGAGTCCCTCAAGATGAAGCTTGGTATGGAAGGGAAGGAAGTTATTTGCTACTCTGAGCTTCTTGAGGCCTGTGAGAGCATGGGGATTGCCAGAAGTCCTGAGGAGGCTGCAGCTTTTGCTAGGGTTCTTGATGAGGCTGGGGTTGTTCTCCTCTTCCGGGACAAAGTGTATTTGCATCCTGATAAG GTGGTGGATCTGGTTCGCAGAGCCGTTCCACTGGCACTGACTGCTGAGAACGATCCTATAAGGGAGGAGTTTAAGATCCTGcaagaaaagaaagaggaaatTGATGTGTTGGCACATAAGCATGTGCGGCGCATCCTGTGGTCTGGACTAGGATTTGGCCTAGTGACAGTGAGCCTCTTCTTCAGACTAACATTCTGGGAATTTTCATGGGATGTAATGGAGCCAATTGCATTTTTTACAACAACCACAGGGTTGGTCATAGGCTATGCATACTTTTTGTTCACTTCAAGAAACCCTACTTACCAAGACTTGATGAAGAGGCTTTTTCTTTCAAGGCAGAAGAAGCTTTTCAAGAGCCATAATTTTGACATTCAGAGATTCAAGGAACTCCAGTGCAAGTGCAAAACACCTTTACATGCTagtaccaatttaaaaaatcgCATAGGGGTGGAACTGGATCTTGAAGATGCTTTACATAGTAGAGATTAA
- the LOC114186632 gene encoding transmembrane protein 56-B gives MGFTFYFGSLVGSVSSYDVATPTKEIQWLGSVFTGIFFCVVVYRLTAILSSLSFAGYGKLNRAEKIEWNNRGFSTVHALFVSFASFYFVVLSDLFKTDSQEELVINRSSTFSNSVLGISIGYFLADVAMILWHFPALGGLEYVLHHGLSMVSIIQSLLSGQAQIYILMILFSESTTPFVNLRWHLDVAGLKNSKLYVWNGAALFFGWLIARIFLFIFFFIHMWTHFDEVKEIFPLGFYTLLVVPPVLTIMNLFWFWKIAKGLVKTLSKAKHSE, from the exons ATGGGATTTACTTTCTATTTTGGTTCCCTGGTTGGTTCGGTTTCCTCCTATGACGTTGCTACCCCAACCAAAGAAATTCAATGGCTGGGGTCTGTCTTCACTGGCATCTTCTTCTGTGTTGTT GTTTATAGATTGACTGCTATTTTGAGTTCTTTGTCGTTCGCGGGATATGGCAAATTGAATAGGGCAGAGAAAATTGAATGGAATAACCG GGGATTCTCAACTGTTCATGCTCTTTTTGTATCATTTGCGTCATTTTACTTTGTGGTGTTATCAGACCTCTTCAAAACGGATTCACAAGAAGAACTTGTCATTAATAGATCATCCACTTTCTCAAATTCGGTACTGGGG ATTTCTATAGGTTATTTTCTAGCAGATGTGGCAATGATTCTTTGGCATTTTCCAGCCTTAGGTGGTCTGGAATAC GTTTTACACCACGGGCTGTCCATGGTTTCAATTATTCAATCTTTGCTAAGTGGTCAAGCACAGATCTACATCCTAATGATTCTTTTCTCCGAGAGTACAACTCCTTTTGTAAATCTAAGATG GCACTTGGACGTTGCTGGTCTTAAGAACTCCAAACTTTACGTGTGGAATGGCGCCGCATTGTTCTTCGGGTGGTTG ATTGCAAGGATTTTcctatttatattcttttttatccaCATGTGGACCCATTTTGATGAG GTCAAAGAGATCTTCCCATTGGGGTTTTACACCTTGCTTGTGGTGCCTCCTGTGTTGACGATTATGAATTTGTTTTGGTTCTGGAAGATCGCCAAGGGTTTGGTTAAAACTCTTTCAAAAGCAAAACATAGCGAGTGA
- the LOC114188937 gene encoding histone chaperone ASF1-like isoform X3 — protein MMSLRQPSFPFSKPESQVPTEGSNTKDSDDEDWESEAEESEVEESEDEESEAEESETEEESEVEESEAEGINSEESDAEDINSESDAEDSDEEPPRNLTGINQSMHNLSMARQDKRDYA, from the exons ATGATGAGTTTAAGGCAGCCAA GTTTTCCCTTCTCCAAGCCTGAGAGCCAAGTCCCTACTGAAG GTTCAAATACAAAGGATAGTGATGATGAGGATTGGGAATCTGAAGCTGAGGAATCTGAAGTCGAAGAATCTGAAGATGAGGAATCTGAAGCCGAAGAATCTGAAACTGAAGAAGAATCCGAAGTTGAGGAATCTGAAGCCGAGGGTATAAATTCTGAGGAATCTGATGCCGAGGATATAAATTCTGAATCTGATGCCGAGGATTCAGATGAAGAGCCACCAAG GAACCTCACGGGTATCAATCAAAGCATGCATAATTTGTCTATGGCAAG ACAGGACAAAAGAGACTACGCATGA
- the LOC114188937 gene encoding histone chaperone ASF1-like isoform X1 has protein sequence MMSLRQPSFPFSKPESQVPTEESGLAYAKQLDKGSNTKDSDDEDWESEAEESEVEESEDEESEAEESETEEESEVEESEAEGINSEESDAEDINSESDAEDSDEEPPRNLTGINQSMHNLSMARQDKRDYA, from the exons ATGATGAGTTTAAGGCAGCCAA GTTTTCCCTTCTCCAAGCCTGAGAGCCAAGTCCCTACTGAAG AGAGTGGATTGGCCTATGCCAAACAACTAGACAAAG GTTCAAATACAAAGGATAGTGATGATGAGGATTGGGAATCTGAAGCTGAGGAATCTGAAGTCGAAGAATCTGAAGATGAGGAATCTGAAGCCGAAGAATCTGAAACTGAAGAAGAATCCGAAGTTGAGGAATCTGAAGCCGAGGGTATAAATTCTGAGGAATCTGATGCCGAGGATATAAATTCTGAATCTGATGCCGAGGATTCAGATGAAGAGCCACCAAG GAACCTCACGGGTATCAATCAAAGCATGCATAATTTGTCTATGGCAAG ACAGGACAAAAGAGACTACGCATGA
- the LOC114188937 gene encoding acidic leucine-rich nuclear phosphoprotein 32 family member A-like isoform X4, with the protein MMSLRQPSFPFSKPESQVPTEESGLAYAKQLDKGSNTKDSDDEDWESEAEESEVEESEDEESEAEESETEEESEVEESEAEGINSEESDAEDINSESDAEDSDEEPPRQDKRDYA; encoded by the exons ATGATGAGTTTAAGGCAGCCAA GTTTTCCCTTCTCCAAGCCTGAGAGCCAAGTCCCTACTGAAG AGAGTGGATTGGCCTATGCCAAACAACTAGACAAAG GTTCAAATACAAAGGATAGTGATGATGAGGATTGGGAATCTGAAGCTGAGGAATCTGAAGTCGAAGAATCTGAAGATGAGGAATCTGAAGCCGAAGAATCTGAAACTGAAGAAGAATCCGAAGTTGAGGAATCTGAAGCCGAGGGTATAAATTCTGAGGAATCTGATGCCGAGGATATAAATTCTGAATCTGATGCCGAGGATTCAGATGAAGAGCCACCAAG ACAGGACAAAAGAGACTACGCATGA
- the LOC114188937 gene encoding acidic leucine-rich nuclear phosphoprotein 32-related protein 2-like isoform X2, translated as MMSLRQPSFPFSKPESQVPTEAKYFDAEGSNTKDSDDEDWESEAEESEVEESEDEESEAEESETEEESEVEESEAEGINSEESDAEDINSESDAEDSDEEPPRNLTGINQSMHNLSMARQDKRDYA; from the exons ATGATGAGTTTAAGGCAGCCAA GTTTTCCCTTCTCCAAGCCTGAGAGCCAAGTCCCTACTGAAG CTAAGTATTTTGATGCGGAAGGTTCAAATACAAAGGATAGTGATGATGAGGATTGGGAATCTGAAGCTGAGGAATCTGAAGTCGAAGAATCTGAAGATGAGGAATCTGAAGCCGAAGAATCTGAAACTGAAGAAGAATCCGAAGTTGAGGAATCTGAAGCCGAGGGTATAAATTCTGAGGAATCTGATGCCGAGGATATAAATTCTGAATCTGATGCCGAGGATTCAGATGAAGAGCCACCAAG GAACCTCACGGGTATCAATCAAAGCATGCATAATTTGTCTATGGCAAG ACAGGACAAAAGAGACTACGCATGA